A window from Rhizosphaericola mali encodes these proteins:
- a CDS encoding M28 family metallopeptidase — protein MGRLLLTIFLILNLGNVYAQQDAIYGKKMVKKLAAKRMNGRGYYKKADAKAAKFIAQQMQDWYVAPFSNNTYKQTYQFPVNYFPDKMKVAIDGKNLQPGVDFLIGATSNSAKGKFNIVEGKRRDLLDTANMFSLVRKAKSNFLYFNNEKDSTESKEMTEVINQNMEYLQYSPDVDIKGVILYSPQKLTWTVVPFQSNKTMIELHKKIEAPTTLKLDVTAKFDSAYTTQNLAGYIRGTQKPDSFIVVSAHYDHLGRMGKRTLFPGGNDNASGTGFVLSLMRHYALHPPKYTMVFLFFSGEEIGLKGSEYFTQNPLFDLRKIKFLWNFDMAGTGKTGIQVVNSTIFTKQFTILDAINKSIHLLADIKVRGSAANSDHYWFYKKGVPCFFSYTLGGVNYHDINDTYKSLPFDAWGNYQLLVERFFDAL, from the coding sequence ATGGGGAGACTTCTTTTAACGATATTTTTAATTTTGAATTTGGGAAATGTTTACGCCCAACAAGATGCGATTTATGGCAAAAAAATGGTCAAAAAATTGGCCGCTAAAAGAATGAACGGGCGTGGCTACTATAAAAAAGCAGACGCAAAAGCGGCGAAATTTATCGCTCAACAAATGCAAGACTGGTACGTTGCTCCATTTTCGAACAATACATACAAACAAACTTATCAATTTCCTGTTAATTATTTTCCCGATAAAATGAAAGTAGCTATCGATGGAAAAAACTTACAACCTGGTGTAGATTTTTTGATAGGAGCTACGAGTAATTCGGCTAAAGGAAAATTCAATATAGTAGAAGGTAAACGCCGTGATTTGTTGGATACTGCAAATATGTTTTCACTAGTGCGCAAAGCAAAGAGTAATTTTCTGTATTTCAATAATGAAAAAGATTCTACGGAATCCAAAGAAATGACAGAAGTGATTAATCAAAATATGGAGTATCTACAATATAGTCCAGATGTAGATATAAAAGGAGTGATTTTGTATAGTCCGCAAAAATTGACTTGGACAGTTGTGCCTTTTCAGAGTAACAAAACGATGATCGAACTACACAAAAAAATAGAAGCTCCCACAACTCTAAAGTTAGATGTTACTGCAAAATTTGATTCTGCTTATACTACGCAAAATCTTGCAGGATATATACGTGGTACGCAAAAGCCTGATTCGTTTATCGTCGTCTCCGCACACTATGATCATTTGGGAAGAATGGGAAAACGAACTTTATTTCCTGGAGGCAATGATAATGCGAGTGGAACAGGTTTTGTGTTATCGCTGATGCGACATTACGCTTTGCATCCTCCAAAGTATACGATGGTATTTTTATTTTTTTCGGGAGAGGAAATAGGCTTAAAAGGTTCCGAATATTTTACCCAAAATCCTTTATTTGATTTAAGGAAAATTAAGTTTCTTTGGAATTTTGATATGGCAGGAACCGGTAAAACTGGTATTCAAGTTGTGAACAGTACCATTTTTACTAAACAGTTTACCATTTTGGATGCTATTAATAAATCGATACATTTATTGGCGGATATTAAAGTAAGAGGTTCCGCTGCCAATAGTGATCATTATTGGTTTTACAAGAAAGGCGTTCCTTGTTTTTTCTCCTATACTTTAGGTGGTGTTAACTATCACGATATCAATGACACATATAAGTCACTGCCTTTCGACGCATGGGGCAATTATCAATTGCTGGTAGAGCGCTTCTTTGATGCATTGTAA
- a CDS encoding sialidase family protein, translating to MKKLLFLLFILSVSTSYIFAQKQYQIIDSGTIINEPNFKMYHAVTIVQIDKDSLLYAWFAGDHEGAKNVCIWGSYRNLKNKNQFSAPFKLAEGVTSKGDSMACWNPVLFKSTTGQLFLDYKVGPNPREWWAERKISLDNGHTWTNPDKLSDSLLGPIRNKPIQLQNGTILYPSSTESNDEKKWISHIENSDKYGKNWKYLPINCDTFGVIQPSILKYKKGKLQLLMRSRQNVIVSTWSTDNGNNWSKLQSINLPNPNSGIDAVTLHNDLQMLVYNPMLAGKDWWMGRAKLKVAISKNGIDWQDILTLENHDKGEYSYPAIIEDSNHIIHIAYTDDRKNLKFVDVKM from the coding sequence TTGAAAAAACTACTTTTCTTATTATTTATATTATCCGTTAGCACGAGTTATATTTTTGCGCAAAAACAATATCAAATTATTGATTCTGGCACCATTATCAACGAACCGAATTTCAAAATGTATCATGCAGTGACTATTGTCCAGATTGACAAAGACTCGTTGCTTTACGCATGGTTTGCGGGCGATCATGAAGGTGCAAAAAATGTCTGTATTTGGGGAAGTTATCGAAACTTAAAAAACAAAAATCAATTTTCTGCGCCCTTCAAATTAGCAGAAGGAGTTACCTCAAAAGGCGATTCTATGGCTTGTTGGAATCCTGTTTTGTTTAAATCTACAACTGGGCAATTATTTTTGGACTATAAAGTAGGTCCGAATCCACGAGAATGGTGGGCGGAAAGAAAAATTTCTTTGGATAATGGACACACTTGGACCAATCCTGATAAACTTTCAGATAGTTTGCTTGGTCCGATCCGAAACAAGCCTATTCAATTGCAAAACGGAACAATACTTTATCCTTCTAGCACGGAAAGTAACGATGAAAAAAAATGGATTTCACATATAGAAAATTCCGATAAATATGGTAAAAATTGGAAATACCTCCCTATCAACTGCGACACTTTTGGCGTAATCCAACCCTCCATTTTAAAATATAAAAAAGGAAAATTACAATTGTTGATGCGCAGTCGTCAAAATGTAATCGTTTCTACCTGGTCGACAGATAACGGAAATAACTGGTCTAAATTACAATCGATAAACCTTCCCAATCCCAATAGTGGTATTGACGCTGTGACATTGCATAATGACTTGCAAATGCTGGTCTATAATCCTATGTTAGCAGGTAAGGATTGGTGGATGGGACGCGCCAAACTCAAAGTTGCCATTTCCAAAAATGGAATAGATTGGCAAGATATTTTAACCTTAGAAAATCATGATAAAGGGGAATATAGTTACCCTGCAATAATTGAAGATTCAAATCACATCATTCATATAGCCTATACCGATGACCGAAAAAATTTAAAATTTGTGGATGTAAAAATGTAA
- a CDS encoding energy transducer TonB, translated as MTKRHAIFILLIWLISLPLSTLKAQKEELRHIYYFDSLDHATVEDSSVFQNKQYKTEEGWRIEYWERREQPQFILYRSETKSDTSYKPKWVKILRYYKNGTPMEYKFLKSGIPQSTIHYDKYAVKNAEIKYKNGRIVQQLGWDSLGHSIVPFKYEQKAQFSISPKGWQDFISKNLNADIPRDKNAPIGNYKVIVRFSIDTLGNVENVKTIQDPGYGTAEEAMRVIKNSPKWKPAIFLNKKIIYTQSQLITFQVLDNPSVLFEDTIIKYTDETQKYVSAKNATHKIVDYKVNDTTRVTTILNIATNKFVGKASTIFSKDGHIYVNMQALNSQGNTITLTKTVDNKIKRILKYHPNGRKSSDVQFGENGIPINTRRWDENGNLIK; from the coding sequence ATGACAAAGAGACACGCTATATTTATACTTCTAATTTGGTTAATAAGTTTACCATTATCCACTCTCAAGGCACAAAAAGAAGAATTAAGACATATTTATTATTTTGATAGTTTAGACCATGCCACAGTAGAAGATTCTAGTGTTTTTCAAAATAAGCAATACAAAACAGAAGAGGGATGGAGAATCGAATATTGGGAAAGACGCGAGCAACCACAATTTATTCTATATAGATCAGAGACAAAATCAGATACTTCATATAAACCAAAATGGGTAAAAATTCTTCGATACTATAAAAATGGTACTCCAATGGAATATAAATTCCTTAAATCTGGAATTCCTCAATCTACTATACACTATGATAAATATGCTGTTAAAAATGCGGAGATTAAATATAAAAATGGGAGAATAGTTCAACAACTCGGTTGGGATTCTCTCGGTCACAGTATAGTTCCATTTAAATATGAACAAAAAGCACAATTTTCCATATCTCCAAAAGGTTGGCAAGATTTCATTTCCAAAAATCTAAATGCCGACATACCTCGTGACAAAAATGCACCTATAGGAAATTACAAAGTTATCGTCAGATTTTCTATAGACACTTTAGGTAACGTAGAAAATGTAAAGACAATTCAAGATCCTGGTTACGGCACTGCAGAAGAGGCAATGAGAGTCATAAAAAATTCTCCCAAATGGAAACCTGCAATATTTTTAAATAAAAAAATAATATATACCCAAAGTCAGTTAATCACATTTCAAGTTCTTGACAATCCTTCAGTGCTTTTTGAGGATACAATTATCAAATACACTGACGAGACGCAAAAATATGTAAGTGCAAAAAATGCCACGCATAAAATAGTAGATTACAAAGTAAATGATACAACTAGAGTTACAACAATATTAAATATTGCAACCAATAAGTTTGTAGGAAAAGCGTCGACTATTTTTTCTAAAGACGGACATATTTATGTTAATATGCAAGCATTAAACTCACAAGGAAATACAATCACACTAACAAAAACAGTAGATAACAAAATTAAACGCATTTTAAAATATCATCCTAATGGAAGAAAAAGTTCTGATGTTCAATTTGGAGAAAATGGAATTCCAATAAATACAAGACGATGGGACGAAAATGGTAATTTAATCAAATAA
- the lipB gene encoding lipoyl(octanoyl) transferase LipB produces MVQKVYFKDLGNMEYKDAWDLQERMLKERVEKKSEARKLSDQPDYAAAGIQHELLFVEHPLVYTLGKTGHEDNVLISDTEREEMGIEYFHINRGGDITFHGPGQIVGYPIFDLEQMKQDLGWYLRSMEQVMIDTIAEYGIEGGRSKGETGVWIEPDHTRKICAMGIRCSRWVTMHGFALNVNTDLDYFNYIVPCGIQGKTATSMEKEIGRKLDMEEVKATLRKNFEKIFNVEIVIE; encoded by the coding sequence ATGGTACAGAAAGTATATTTTAAGGATTTGGGCAATATGGAGTATAAGGATGCATGGGACTTACAAGAACGAATGTTGAAGGAAAGAGTGGAGAAAAAATCGGAAGCGAGAAAACTTTCAGATCAACCAGATTATGCGGCCGCAGGTATACAGCACGAGTTATTATTTGTAGAGCATCCTTTGGTGTACACCCTTGGTAAAACCGGACATGAGGATAATGTACTTATTTCGGATACGGAAAGAGAGGAGATGGGTATCGAATATTTTCATATCAATCGTGGTGGAGATATAACCTTTCACGGACCTGGTCAAATTGTGGGTTATCCTATTTTTGATTTGGAACAAATGAAGCAGGATCTTGGTTGGTATTTGCGTAGCATGGAGCAAGTGATGATCGATACAATTGCGGAATATGGGATTGAGGGAGGTAGAAGTAAAGGAGAAACCGGCGTTTGGATCGAACCGGATCATACACGCAAAATATGTGCGATGGGTATTCGTTGCAGTCGCTGGGTGACGATGCATGGATTTGCCCTAAATGTCAATACGGATTTAGACTATTTTAACTATATCGTTCCATGTGGTATTCAAGGTAAAACTGCGACTTCTATGGAAAAAGAGATCGGTCGTAAATTAGATATGGAAGAGGTAAAAGCTACACTTCGGAAAAATTTTGAAAAGATTTTTAATGTGGAAATTGTGATAGAATAG
- a CDS encoding RluA family pseudouridine synthase produces MNEELDNITPEENSESLYERSSFVVDKGQDLLRIDKWLHAKLAGVTRNKIQQSIAAGFLTVNGQIVKSNYKVHPGDQVLLMSLTAPPDTSEIVPENIPLEIVYEDDAVIVINKKPNMVVHPGVGNYTGTLLNAIAYHFQKANINTDDEALPRYGMVHRIDKNTTGLIVLAKTAVAAAHLAKQFFDHTVHRRYVAVVWGDMEEEEGTVNAHIARHPRNRKIFAPFPEGEIGKHAITHWKVLEKLNYVTVVECRLETGRTHQIRVHMKYIGHTLFNDAEYDGNRILKGTVYGKYKQFVDNCFEICPRVALHAKSLGFIHPTTGEEVLFESELPEDMTQLIQKWEKYISYAN; encoded by the coding sequence ATGAATGAAGAATTAGACAACATTACGCCTGAGGAAAATTCGGAATCGCTCTATGAGCGTAGCAGTTTTGTCGTGGACAAAGGACAAGATTTGTTACGCATAGACAAATGGCTTCATGCCAAGCTCGCAGGAGTGACTCGAAATAAGATTCAGCAAAGTATTGCTGCCGGTTTTCTTACCGTTAATGGACAGATTGTAAAAAGCAATTATAAAGTACATCCTGGAGATCAAGTGTTATTAATGAGCCTCACGGCACCTCCAGACACTTCGGAAATTGTTCCAGAAAATATTCCGTTGGAGATTGTTTACGAAGATGATGCCGTGATTGTGATCAATAAGAAGCCCAATATGGTGGTACATCCTGGTGTCGGCAATTATACAGGAACCTTATTAAATGCGATTGCTTATCATTTCCAAAAAGCAAATATTAATACCGATGACGAGGCATTACCTCGCTACGGCATGGTGCATCGTATAGATAAAAATACAACCGGACTAATTGTATTAGCCAAAACAGCAGTGGCGGCAGCACATTTAGCCAAACAATTTTTTGATCATACGGTACATCGCAGATATGTCGCAGTTGTTTGGGGTGATATGGAGGAGGAAGAAGGAACTGTAAATGCACACATCGCTCGCCATCCTAGAAATCGTAAAATATTTGCACCATTTCCAGAGGGTGAGATTGGCAAACATGCCATTACGCATTGGAAAGTTTTGGAAAAATTAAATTACGTAACAGTTGTCGAGTGTCGATTAGAAACAGGCCGTACACATCAGATACGAGTTCACATGAAATATATTGGCCATACGCTATTCAACGATGCTGAATATGATGGAAATAGAATTTTAAAAGGGACCGTTTATGGCAAATACAAACAATTTGTAGATAATTGTTTTGAAATATGTCCACGAGTGGCGTTGCATGCCAAAAGCTTAGGATTTATCCATCCGACCACCGGAGAAGAAGTTCTTTTTGAATCTGAATTACCAGAAGACATGACGCAACTTATCCAAAAATGGGAGAAATATATTAGTTACGCCAACTAA
- a CDS encoding tetratricopeptide repeat protein, with the protein MKKTFLLASLMSLGLGAMAQSAEADSKDIMGSLQDIGFGKAIERLDASLKQYPDNYELQQDKVLVNYYNRNFSNVISLGKPLLERSDAQDMVFQLVGSAYSSIVQYKDAIKVLSKGINKFPNSALLYAELGSAYLGDLDQKEAIKVFEKGIQVDPNISGNYYELAKLYATNNNPLWSVLYGEMFVDLESLTPRTKEIKILLFNQYKALFASSTVIGKYISSGKPFEKAVATTLEKYTNILSDGVTTESLIALRGQFIVDWFQSDNYKTYPFRLFDRERQLLKQGNFEAYNQWLFSSSNEAAYNNWASLHQDDLNAFNTFHRSVIFKPLKGEYYSH; encoded by the coding sequence ATGAAAAAAACATTTTTATTAGCTTCTTTAATGTCTTTAGGACTTGGTGCTATGGCGCAAAGTGCGGAAGCTGATTCAAAAGATATTATGGGGTCTTTGCAGGATATTGGCTTTGGTAAAGCAATAGAAAGATTGGATGCAAGCTTGAAACAATACCCCGATAATTATGAACTTCAACAAGATAAAGTCTTAGTTAATTATTATAATCGTAATTTTTCGAATGTAATTAGTTTAGGTAAGCCACTTTTGGAAAGAAGTGATGCGCAGGATATGGTTTTTCAATTAGTGGGAAGTGCATATAGTTCCATTGTGCAATATAAAGATGCTATTAAAGTATTATCTAAAGGCATAAATAAATTTCCTAATAGTGCTTTATTATATGCAGAATTAGGATCTGCATATTTAGGTGATTTGGATCAGAAGGAGGCAATAAAAGTTTTTGAAAAAGGCATTCAAGTTGACCCCAATATTAGCGGAAACTATTACGAATTAGCTAAGCTATATGCTACCAATAATAATCCATTATGGAGTGTTTTATATGGTGAAATGTTTGTAGATCTAGAAAGTCTGACACCAAGAACTAAAGAGATCAAAATATTACTTTTTAATCAATACAAAGCTTTGTTTGCTAGTTCAACCGTAATTGGTAAATATATTTCTAGTGGAAAACCGTTTGAAAAAGCAGTAGCGACTACATTAGAAAAATATACCAATATTTTATCTGACGGTGTAACAACAGAAAGTTTGATAGCATTGAGAGGCCAATTTATTGTTGATTGGTTCCAAAGTGATAACTATAAAACGTACCCTTTTAGATTGTTTGATAGAGAACGTCAACTATTAAAACAAGGAAATTTTGAAGCGTATAATCAATGGTTATTTTCTTCCTCAAATGAGGCGGCATATAACAACTGGGCAAGTTTGCATCAAGATGATTTAAATGCATTTAATACGTTCCATCGTTCTGTAATATTCAAACCTCTAAAAGGAGAATATTATAGCCATTAA
- a CDS encoding DUF1015 domain-containing protein, translated as MTRIRPFKAVRPQPELASQVGSLPYDVLNSDEARANSEHSPYSFLHITKSEIDLPAGTDVHDPIVYQKAKENLQSFLQNNILLQEDKPAYYIYSLTMDSREQTGIVAVSSLDDYENDIIKKHEFTRPEKEIDRINHIQITEAQTGNVFLAYRNLAELDSLVQNWRNNHAPLYDFVAEDGVKHMVWVVDSYVEIEAITELFAKKIPNTYIADGHHRAASAAKVRTALYTESKVEPAHFLTTLFPANQLHIMEYNRVVRDLNGLGSNDFLKEIAINFDVETSDFQVLPAEPHIFGMYLEKQWYSLKSKSTIINEDPIGILDVSILQNGLLDPILGIQDPRTDKRIDFIGGIRGLDELERLVDSDKMKVAFSLYPVTIDQLFAIADSGNVMPPKSTWFEPKLRDGLLTHLINE; from the coding sequence ATGACTAGGATTAGACCGTTTAAAGCAGTAAGACCCCAACCAGAATTGGCATCCCAAGTGGGTAGTCTCCCTTATGATGTGCTTAATAGTGATGAAGCGAGAGCCAATTCTGAACATAGTCCTTATTCATTTTTGCATATTACAAAAAGTGAAATAGATCTCCCCGCAGGAACGGATGTTCACGATCCAATTGTATATCAAAAAGCAAAAGAAAATTTGCAATCATTTTTGCAAAACAATATTTTGTTACAAGAGGATAAACCTGCTTATTACATTTATAGTTTGACGATGGATAGTCGAGAACAAACGGGTATTGTCGCAGTTAGTTCTTTGGATGACTATGAAAATGATATTATCAAAAAACATGAATTTACCCGTCCAGAAAAAGAAATAGATAGAATCAATCATATTCAAATTACGGAGGCGCAGACCGGTAATGTGTTTTTGGCATATCGTAATTTGGCTGAGTTAGATAGTTTAGTTCAAAACTGGCGAAATAATCATGCTCCATTGTATGATTTTGTTGCAGAGGATGGAGTGAAACATATGGTCTGGGTTGTCGATTCCTATGTAGAAATCGAAGCAATAACAGAGTTGTTTGCAAAAAAAATCCCAAATACATATATAGCGGATGGTCACCATCGTGCAGCCTCTGCAGCAAAAGTAAGGACCGCATTATATACGGAATCAAAAGTTGAGCCTGCTCATTTTTTAACTACATTATTTCCTGCAAATCAATTGCATATTATGGAATACAATCGTGTAGTTCGAGATTTGAATGGATTAGGTTCAAATGACTTTTTGAAAGAAATAGCAATAAATTTTGATGTAGAAACTTCAGACTTTCAAGTGTTACCTGCAGAGCCTCATATATTTGGAATGTATTTGGAAAAACAGTGGTACTCCTTAAAATCAAAATCTACTATTATAAATGAAGATCCTATTGGGATTTTAGATGTGTCAATATTGCAAAATGGGCTGCTTGATCCTATTTTGGGGATTCAAGATCCACGTACGGATAAGAGGATCGATTTCATAGGAGGGATAAGAGGGTTGGATGAATTGGAAAGATTGGTTGATTCGGATAAAATGAAAGTGGCATTTAGTTTGTATCCTGTAACGATCGATCAATTATTTGCAATTGCAGATAGTGGTAATGTGATGCCTCCGAAAAGCACTTGGTTTGAGCCAAAATTACGTGACGGATTGTTGACACATTTGATTAATGAATAA
- the serC gene encoding 3-phosphoserine/phosphohydroxythreonine transaminase: MKKYNFNSGPSILPQEVLDQAAAAVHDFNGIGLSILEIGHRTNWFVDTINEARSLVKELMGLGDDYEVIYLQGGGTTQFMQVPMNLLDNDATAAYINNGIWGRKAIQEAKYFGNVNVVSNTEDKNNSYIQKDFTVPADAPYLHFTGNNTVEGTEWFTEPISNGVPLIADMSSNIFSRPMNFDKYDMIYAGAQKNIGSAGVTIVVVKKELLGKIKRPIPPIMDYREHIKAESLLNTPPVFSILVSLLTLKWIKKEGGLEEMEKRAVARSTKFYNYLDESNLFRPLVVKEDRSRMNATFTIDDKTLENAFLDECKANGMVGVKGHRSVGGLRVSMYNALPMEDLEALISLMKNFEAQKG; the protein is encoded by the coding sequence ATGAAAAAATATAATTTCAATTCTGGTCCATCAATATTGCCTCAAGAGGTATTGGATCAAGCGGCTGCGGCGGTGCATGATTTTAATGGTATTGGTTTGTCTATTTTAGAAATTGGACATCGTACCAATTGGTTTGTAGATACTATTAATGAAGCGCGCTCGTTGGTCAAGGAATTGATGGGATTGGGCGATGATTATGAAGTCATTTATTTGCAAGGTGGTGGTACGACGCAATTTATGCAAGTGCCAATGAATCTTTTGGACAATGATGCTACTGCTGCGTATATCAACAACGGTATCTGGGGCAGAAAAGCAATCCAAGAAGCCAAATATTTTGGAAATGTAAATGTTGTCAGCAATACAGAAGATAAAAACAATAGTTATATTCAAAAAGATTTCACCGTGCCTGCAGATGCGCCTTATTTGCATTTTACAGGAAATAATACGGTGGAAGGTACGGAATGGTTTACGGAGCCCATCAGCAACGGCGTGCCTTTGATTGCGGATATGAGTAGCAATATTTTTAGTCGCCCGATGAATTTTGATAAATATGATATGATTTATGCAGGTGCTCAAAAAAATATTGGTAGTGCTGGCGTAACGATTGTTGTGGTAAAAAAAGAATTATTAGGAAAAATAAAACGTCCGATTCCGCCAATTATGGACTATAGAGAACATATTAAGGCAGAATCCCTATTAAATACTCCTCCAGTTTTCTCTATTTTGGTATCTCTATTGACGCTAAAATGGATCAAAAAAGAAGGGGGTTTGGAAGAAATGGAGAAAAGAGCAGTTGCACGCTCGACTAAATTCTACAACTATTTGGATGAAAGTAATCTATTCCGTCCTTTAGTAGTCAAAGAAGATAGAAGTAGAATGAATGCGACTTTTACTATTGATGATAAAACTTTAGAAAATGCATTTTTGGATGAATGTAAAGCTAATGGAATGGTCGGAGTAAAAGGACACCGCAGTGTAGGTGGATTGAGAGTGAGCATGTACAATGCATTACCCATGGAAGATTTAGAAGCATTGATTTCATTAATGAAAAATTTTGAAGCACAAAAAGGATAA
- a CDS encoding DUF502 domain-containing protein: MAKKRSPFSIRSLFQYFLQGLIVIAPLAVTIYVVWWIFTAVDNIIPNILGTFFPQIFKQDAFGLYRIPGLGLVVTLALLLIIGRISSTYLVGKMVNFLDHLLEKTPGIKLIYSSVKDFLQAFTGNKKKFDKPVLVNVDGADIWRIGFITQDSASVFGLDDHVIVYVPHSYALSGITYMVPNEKIKFVGDHVKSSEAMKFTVSGGVTDLEHKSH; encoded by the coding sequence GTGGCAAAGAAAAGGAGTCCATTTTCAATAAGATCCCTATTTCAATATTTTTTACAAGGATTGATTGTTATAGCGCCACTGGCGGTGACAATCTATGTGGTTTGGTGGATATTTACTGCCGTTGATAATATTATTCCGAATATTTTAGGAACCTTTTTCCCACAAATATTCAAACAGGATGCGTTTGGATTATACAGGATTCCAGGTTTAGGGTTAGTCGTTACGCTAGCCTTATTACTAATTATAGGTCGAATTTCCTCCACTTATCTAGTCGGAAAAATGGTCAATTTTTTAGACCATCTATTAGAAAAAACACCAGGTATTAAATTAATTTATTCTTCGGTCAAAGATTTTTTACAAGCATTTACGGGTAATAAAAAGAAGTTTGATAAACCTGTTTTAGTAAATGTAGATGGGGCAGATATTTGGCGTATAGGTTTTATTACGCAAGATAGTGCAAGCGTATTTGGTTTGGATGATCATGTAATTGTCTATGTGCCCCATTCTTATGCACTTTCAGGGATAACTTATATGGTTCCTAATGAAAAAATTAAATTTGTCGGTGATCATGTAAAATCCTCGGAAGCGATGAAATTTACTGTATCAGGAGGTGTTACAGATTTAGAACACAAATCGCATTAA
- a CDS encoding SDR family oxidoreductase encodes MQIVITGASKGLGLAMAERFLSDTSGHTVILCARNKELLKEKAINLQARFPRTLVHYFGVDLSKRKDIVKFSEKVNHIGTTDILINNAGLFVQGNTFDEPEGQLESMLTTNLLSAYHLTRALLPAMINNKFGHIFNICSVASLKAYPNGGSYSISKYALDGFTKNLREELKDKGIKVTGIFPGATLTDSWAGVDIDPKRIMEAKDVADMVYTASFLSAQAVVEDIILRPQLGDL; translated from the coding sequence ATGCAAATAGTAATAACAGGTGCTTCGAAGGGATTAGGATTAGCAATGGCAGAGCGATTTTTAAGCGACACAAGTGGACATACAGTCATCTTATGTGCTAGAAATAAAGAATTATTGAAAGAGAAAGCAATCAATCTTCAAGCTAGATTTCCAAGAACTTTAGTACATTATTTTGGCGTAGACCTTTCCAAAAGAAAAGATATAGTTAAGTTTTCAGAAAAAGTTAATCATATTGGGACCACGGATATACTTATAAACAACGCAGGATTATTTGTACAAGGTAATACGTTTGACGAACCAGAAGGCCAATTGGAATCTATGCTGACGACAAATCTATTGAGTGCCTATCATCTGACTCGTGCCTTACTACCTGCCATGATTAACAATAAATTTGGACACATATTTAATATTTGTTCCGTGGCATCTTTAAAAGCATATCCCAATGGAGGCTCTTATAGCATCAGTAAATATGCATTAGATGGATTTACGAAAAATCTCAGAGAAGAATTAAAAGACAAGGGCATCAAGGTCACTGGAATTTTCCCAGGAGCGACCTTAACAGATAGCTGGGCAGGAGTAGATATAGACCCAAAAAGAATAATGGAAGCAAAAGATGTTGCGGATATGGTTTATACAGCTAGCTTTCTATCTGCTCAGGCTGTCGTAGAAGATATTATTTTAAGACCACAATTGGGAGATTTGTAA